One genomic window of Silene latifolia isolate original U9 population unplaced genomic scaffold, ASM4854445v1 scaffold_95, whole genome shotgun sequence includes the following:
- the LOC141640628 gene encoding formate dehydrogenase, mitochondrial gives MAMKRALTSAVKTISNSSIINPPFFSRTIHGSSDSKKIVGIFYKANEYASMNPNFVGCVEGSLGIRDWLESKGHQYIVTDDKDGPDSELEKHIPDLHVLITTPFHPAYVTAERIKRAKNLQLLLTAGIGSDHIDLNAAAAAGLTVAEVTGSNVVSVAEDELMRILILVRNFVPGYQQVVNGDWNVAGIAYRAYDLEGKTIGTVGAGRIGKLLLQRLKPFNCNLLYHDRIRMDPELESQTGAQYEEDLIKMLGKCDVVVINTPLTDKTKGMFNKELIAKMKKGVLIVNNARGAIMDTQAVVDGCSSGHIGGYSGDVWYPQPAPKDHPWRYMPNQAMTPHISGTTIDAQLRYAAGTKDMLDRYFKGEEFPPQNYIVKEGELAPQYR, from the exons ATGGCTATGAAGCGTGCGCTTACCTCTGCTGTTAAAACCATCTCCAATTCTTCTATTATTAACCCTCCTTTCTTTTCCAGAACTATTCAT GGATCTTCGGATAGTAAGAAGATTGTTGGTATTTTTTATAAAGCAAATGAATATGCATCGATGAATCCCAACTTTGTGGGCTGTGTTGAAGGTTCCCTGGGCATTCGTGATTGGTTGGAATCCAAGGGCCATCAGTACATCGTCACAGATGATAAAGATGGACCAGATTCAG AACTTGAGAAGCATATTCCTGATCTCCATGTCCTCATAACTACACCATTCCATCCCGCCTATGTTACTGCCGAACGGATCAAAAGAGCAAAGAACTTGCAACTACTACTCACTGCTGGAATCGGCTCTGATCACATTGACCtgaatgctgctgctgctgccggACTAACTGTTGCCGAAGTGACTGGAAGCAATGTGGTTTCAGTTGCAGAAGATGAACTTATGAGGATACTCATTCTTGTAAGGAACTTTGTGCCCGGTTACCAGCAAGTCGTTAACGGCGACTGGAATGTTGCTGGCATAGCTTACAGAGCATATGACCTTGAAGGTAAGACTATCGGTACTGTTGGCGCTGGACGAATTGGTAAACTTTTGCTTCAAAGGCTCAAGCCTTTCAACTGCAATCTTCTCTATCATGACCGCATTAGAATGGACCCGGAGTTGGAGAGTCAGACAGGAGCACAGTATGAGGAGGATCTTATCAAAATGCTTGGTAAATGTGACGTGGTTGTCATCAATACTCCCCTCACCGATAAGACCAA AGGAATGTTTAACAAAGAATTGATTGCAAAGATGAAGAAAGGAGTGCTAATAGTCAACAATGCCCGGGGAGCGATCATGGATACACAAGCTGTGGTTGATGGTTGCTCTAGTGGCCACATTGGAG GATATAGTGGAGATGTTTGGTACCCACAACCAGCTCCAAAGGATCATCCATGGCGATACATGCCAAACCAAGCCATGACCCCTCATATATCTGGCACCACAATTGATGCTCAG TTGCGCTATGCTGCTGGTACCAAGGACATGTTGGACAGGTACTTCAAGGGAGAGGAGTTCCCTCCTCAAAATTACATTGTCAAGGAAGGTGAATTGGCACCCCAGTATCGCTAA